From Streptomyces zhihengii, the proteins below share one genomic window:
- a CDS encoding SMP-30/gluconolactonase/LRE family protein: MARERHALYEKFDDRFRTGRCMNGDDAAEVLFTGCRWAEGPVYVPAWRQVVWSDIPNDRMLRWDEETGAVSVFRRDAGHTNGNTLDREGRLITCEQGNRRVTRTEHDGSLTVLADRWQGRRLNSPNDATVRSDGSIWFSDPDFGITSDYEGHRAESEIGAGNVYRTDPATGDVRLVADCFGAPNGLVFSPDEKRLLVSDTRANVIRVFDVHDEGTISDGEVFADATSREGARFDNLRFDDEGRLWVAAMDDGVHCYDPDGTLIGRLDIPERVANITWGGVKRNRLFVTAETSLYSIVMGVTGTHPTGPGRRRVPYAGE, from the coding sequence GGCCGAGGTCCTGTTCACCGGCTGCCGCTGGGCCGAGGGGCCGGTCTACGTCCCCGCCTGGCGGCAGGTCGTCTGGAGCGACATCCCCAACGACCGGATGCTGCGCTGGGACGAGGAGACCGGAGCCGTCTCCGTCTTCCGGCGCGACGCCGGCCACACCAACGGCAACACCCTCGACCGGGAGGGCCGGCTGATCACCTGCGAGCAGGGCAACCGCCGGGTCACCCGCACCGAGCACGACGGCTCGCTGACGGTGCTGGCCGACCGCTGGCAGGGCAGGCGGCTGAACAGCCCCAACGACGCCACCGTGCGGTCCGACGGCTCCATCTGGTTCTCCGACCCCGACTTCGGCATCACCAGCGACTACGAGGGCCACCGTGCCGAGAGCGAGATCGGGGCCGGCAACGTCTACCGGACCGACCCCGCCACCGGTGACGTGCGCCTGGTCGCCGACTGCTTCGGCGCACCGAACGGCCTGGTCTTCTCGCCCGACGAGAAGCGGCTGCTCGTCTCCGACACGAGGGCGAACGTGATCCGCGTCTTCGACGTCCACGACGAGGGCACCATCTCGGACGGCGAGGTCTTCGCCGACGCCACCAGCCGGGAAGGGGCCCGCTTCGACAACCTCCGCTTCGACGACGAGGGCCGGCTCTGGGTGGCCGCCATGGACGACGGCGTCCACTGCTACGACCCCGACGGCACGCTCATCGGCCGGCTGGACATCCCCGAGCGCGTCGCCAACATCACCTGGGGCGGCGTCAAGCGCAACCGCCTCTTCGTCACCGCCGAGACCAGCCTCTACTCGATCGTCATGGGCGTCACCGGCACCCACCCCACGGGACCGGGCCGCAGGCGGGTGCCGTACGCGGGCGAGTAG
- a CDS encoding PucR family transcriptional regulator yields MIGEGAEASAPQDVVTLRQLLAYDEDGILRLVLAPRGQDAELVGVIIGDEDGGRPYAGRIVLVTGVSAEAGAGAAEAVREAARRGAGAVVVRGRGDGDPAAEVVAAARETGVALLARGGWADWADTVEMLRAAFAFAAVGTGDRLAGDIAGGGLAVLASVVARYCQASITVEDTRFRVLAHSATSPEADPVRQSTILGGKVPDWRVAELRRSGLLKALWTSRDVIHRAADGTDPERLVVAIRSGGEILGSIWAAADGRSFSPDAREALRRAAEVAVPYLLQHRLRVSSNRRREEHALRELLRGEGDRRAHIWSLGLAPELPCVVLVAERDLTTAPVPERSLQALALQASAHRSAVRVLRESHRLTVLLPVPDGDEREALALARELDSLAAAMPDAPAVWIGAGRLVGSPLEAADSRAEAVLVVRALRERAARGAAPGRTAGAGAPERRERPVRHAGPGEVAQTVAVLRVLDAVRPLWETQGGPVHDMVLADLAAGGELVRSLTAYLDAAGDVPRAAQSLVLHPNTLRYRLRRVRERFGIDLDDPDTRLLVTLAVRLATGGDRPTGEGI; encoded by the coding sequence ATGATCGGCGAGGGGGCGGAGGCGAGCGCTCCGCAGGATGTGGTCACGCTGCGGCAGTTGCTCGCGTACGACGAGGACGGGATCCTGCGGCTGGTGCTCGCCCCGCGCGGGCAGGACGCCGAGCTGGTCGGCGTGATCATCGGGGACGAGGACGGCGGCCGCCCGTACGCGGGGCGGATCGTGCTGGTGACGGGCGTCTCCGCGGAGGCCGGTGCGGGCGCGGCCGAGGCCGTGCGGGAGGCGGCGCGGCGGGGTGCCGGTGCGGTCGTGGTCCGCGGGCGCGGGGACGGGGACCCGGCCGCCGAGGTGGTCGCGGCGGCGCGGGAGACGGGTGTGGCGCTGCTGGCCCGGGGCGGCTGGGCGGACTGGGCCGACACCGTCGAGATGCTGCGCGCGGCGTTCGCGTTCGCCGCCGTGGGCACCGGGGACCGTCTCGCGGGGGACATCGCGGGCGGCGGTCTCGCCGTCCTCGCCTCGGTCGTCGCCCGCTACTGCCAGGCCTCGATCACCGTCGAGGACACCCGCTTCCGGGTCCTCGCCCACTCCGCGACCAGCCCCGAGGCCGACCCGGTGCGGCAGTCCACCATCCTCGGCGGCAAGGTGCCGGACTGGCGGGTCGCGGAACTGCGGCGCAGCGGACTGCTGAAGGCCCTGTGGACCTCACGCGACGTGATCCACCGGGCCGCGGACGGCACCGATCCGGAACGCCTGGTCGTCGCGATCCGCAGCGGCGGCGAGATCCTCGGCTCCATCTGGGCGGCCGCCGACGGCCGCAGCTTCTCGCCGGACGCCCGCGAGGCCCTGCGCCGCGCCGCCGAGGTCGCCGTGCCGTACCTGCTCCAGCACCGTCTGCGGGTGAGCAGCAACCGGCGCCGCGAGGAGCACGCGCTGCGGGAACTGCTGCGCGGCGAGGGGGACCGCCGTGCCCACATCTGGTCGCTCGGGCTCGCCCCGGAACTGCCCTGCGTCGTCCTCGTCGCCGAACGCGACCTCACCACCGCCCCGGTGCCCGAGCGCAGCCTCCAGGCACTCGCGCTCCAGGCGTCCGCCCACCGGTCCGCCGTGCGCGTGCTCCGCGAGAGCCACCGGCTCACCGTGCTGCTCCCGGTGCCGGACGGCGACGAGCGGGAGGCCCTGGCGCTCGCCAGGGAGCTCGACTCGCTGGCCGCCGCCATGCCGGACGCCCCCGCGGTCTGGATCGGGGCCGGCCGGCTGGTGGGCTCACCGCTCGAAGCGGCGGACTCCCGCGCGGAGGCCGTGCTGGTCGTCCGCGCCCTGCGGGAGCGCGCGGCCCGCGGGGCCGCACCCGGCCGCACCGCCGGGGCCGGGGCGCCGGAGCGGCGGGAGCGGCCCGTGCGGCACGCCGGGCCCGGGGAGGTGGCGCAGACCGTGGCCGTGCTCCGGGTGCTCGACGCCGTCCGCCCGCTGTGGGAGACCCAGGGCGGCCCCGTCCACGACATGGTGCTGGCCGACCTCGCGGCGGGCGGCGAACTCGTCCGCTCGCTCACCGCCTACCTCGACGCGGCCGGTGACGTCCCGCGGGCCGCGCAGAGCCTCGTCCTGCACCCCAACACCCTGCGGTACCGGCTGCGCCGTGTACGGGAGCGCTTCGGCATCGACCTCGACGACCCCGACACCCGGCTGCTGGTCACCCTGGCGGTACGCCTCGCCACCGGCGGCGACCGCCCCACGGGTGAGGGGATTTGA